In Gammaproteobacteria bacterium, the following proteins share a genomic window:
- a CDS encoding fumarylacetoacetate hydrolase family protein, translated as MKLATLNNGTRDGQLIVVSRDNSKAVAVKDIAATMQSALDHWDDIFFELQEVYTKLNNNQATDAFDLNTKDLLAPLPRAYQFLDGSAYLAHVERVRRARGAEMPPSFLEDPLMYQATSDSFLPAHADIAVTSEDYGIDFEAEVAVIVDDVPMAVSVEDAAKHIKLICILNDVSLRNLIPAELAKGFGFMQSKPPTSLSPFFVTPDELGDAWQDSKVHLPLHSTLNSEWFGHPEAGVDMQFNFAQLVAHAAKTRPLAAGAIIGSGTIANEDESLGSSCLAEKRVLEIINDGKATTPFMSFGDDIEIKMLDKDGNNIFGTIHNTIVKG; from the coding sequence ATGAAATTAGCAACTTTAAATAATGGCACTCGTGACGGACAGTTAATTGTTGTCAGCAGAGACAACAGCAAGGCGGTTGCAGTCAAAGATATCGCAGCTACAATGCAGAGCGCTTTGGATCATTGGGATGATATTTTTTTTGAATTACAAGAAGTCTATACAAAATTAAACAACAATCAAGCCACAGATGCATTTGATCTGAACACCAAAGATTTATTAGCCCCTTTACCAAGAGCTTACCAATTTCTTGATGGAAGTGCTTATCTGGCTCATGTTGAGCGTGTGAGACGAGCCAGAGGCGCTGAAATGCCTCCGAGCTTTTTGGAAGATCCGTTGATGTATCAGGCAACCAGCGACAGTTTTCTACCGGCGCATGCAGATATTGCAGTAACCAGCGAAGACTATGGAATTGACTTTGAGGCAGAGGTCGCGGTCATCGTTGATGATGTACCAATGGCTGTTTCTGTTGAAGACGCGGCAAAACATATCAAACTGATTTGTATTTTGAATGACGTTTCTTTGCGAAATCTGATTCCTGCAGAGCTGGCAAAAGGGTTTGGCTTTATGCAATCCAAACCGCCTACTTCATTGTCTCCTTTCTTTGTGACACCGGATGAACTTGGTGATGCCTGGCAAGATTCCAAAGTCCACTTACCACTTCATAGCACATTAAATAGTGAGTGGTTTGGACACCCTGAAGCAGGTGTTGATATGCAGTTTAACTTCGCCCAACTGGTCGCACATGCTGCTAAAACCAGACCTTTAGCCGCCGGAGCAATAATTGGTTCAGGAACGATTGCCAATGAAGATGAATCATTAGGTTCATCCTGTTTGGCTGAAAAGCGTGTTCTGGAAATCATCAATGACGGAAAGGCGACAACTCCTTTTATGAGTTTTGGCGATGACATTGAAATTAAGATGCTGGACAAAGATGGCAACAATATTTTTGGAACCATTCATAATACAATTGTAAAAGGATAA
- a CDS encoding homogentisate 1,2-dioxygenase, whose product MKNWIQTFKKEGTVARQAHYDLPEGTYEREVGKEGFFGPVAHFYHKNPPTNWSEFEGELQPRAFDTNKFTQVDDCPFKASVMLHNSSIKVRMFKTNSNMDHLVSNADGDDMLFIHKGNLEIFCDYGHISLVEGDYFTLPRCTRWRLETTTDCEVLMIECTNGHYQLPDKGLLGPNAIVDPAVYGVPAIDEQFLDQQSDDEEWTVLIKHRNKISRQVFPFNPLDAIGWRGNLMPVQLNWRDISPVLSHKYHVPPSAHTTFMGNRFIICTFVPRLFETAEKALKIPFFHNNDDYDEVLFYHMGNFFSRDNIHPGMLTYHPQGFAHGPHPGALKKAFRQENAMTDEVAVMIDTRDPLEVSTEFEQVEWTEYVHSWKLKGE is encoded by the coding sequence ATGAAGAACTGGATTCAGACTTTTAAAAAAGAAGGAACAGTAGCCAGACAAGCTCATTATGATTTGCCTGAAGGAACTTACGAGAGGGAAGTCGGGAAAGAGGGTTTCTTTGGTCCGGTCGCGCATTTTTATCATAAAAACCCGCCAACAAATTGGTCAGAGTTTGAAGGCGAATTACAACCTCGCGCTTTTGATACTAACAAGTTCACTCAGGTTGATGACTGTCCATTCAAAGCTTCGGTGATGTTGCACAATTCATCCATCAAGGTTCGGATGTTTAAAACAAACTCCAACATGGATCATCTAGTCAGCAATGCTGATGGCGATGACATGCTTTTCATCCACAAGGGAAACTTGGAGATTTTTTGTGATTATGGACATATTTCACTGGTTGAGGGCGATTACTTCACCTTGCCCCGCTGCACTCGCTGGCGTTTGGAAACAACAACTGATTGTGAAGTTTTAATGATTGAATGCACCAATGGTCATTATCAGCTTCCTGACAAAGGATTACTTGGACCAAATGCCATTGTCGATCCGGCGGTGTATGGAGTTCCTGCGATTGATGAACAATTTTTGGATCAGCAAAGTGATGATGAAGAATGGACTGTTTTGATTAAGCATCGAAACAAAATCAGTCGTCAGGTTTTTCCATTCAATCCCTTGGATGCTATAGGTTGGCGTGGAAATCTGATGCCGGTTCAACTGAACTGGAGAGATATATCTCCAGTTCTTAGTCACAAATACCATGTTCCTCCATCAGCTCATACGACATTTATGGGTAATCGTTTTATCATTTGCACTTTTGTACCAAGACTTTTTGAGACAGCGGAAAAAGCATTGAAAATTCCATTTTTTCATAATAATGATGATTATGATGAAGTCCTTTTTTATCACATGGGAAATTTTTTCTCGCGCGACAATATTCATCCGGGAATGTTAACATACCATCCTCAAGGATTTGCACATGGCCCTCACCCCGGAGCTTTGAAAAAAGCCTTCAGGCAAGAAAACGCAATGACTGATGAGGTCGCCGTAATGATTGATACTCGTGACCCGCTGGAGGTCAGTACTGAATTTGAACAGGTTGAGTGGACTGAATATGTTCATTCATGGAAACTGAAAGGAGAATAA